One part of the Fundidesulfovibrio soli genome encodes these proteins:
- a CDS encoding LysE family translocator, whose amino-acid sequence MNDAAAFLLTGVTLGLAAGLTPGPLQMLICAQTIVHGPREGAKVALAPLFTDLPVMALCILVLEAFSGQKWLMGLVSLAGGVVVLRFGWACLRSGPLNLAPPAGDAGSWRKGLATNILNPKMIIFWGTVGAPTILMAYAASAGAAASFLLGFYALLIGVNLALAWLTARFAAFLAGNGYVWTMRALGLLLWLAAAQLVWDGLGRLGLA is encoded by the coding sequence GCCGCCGGGCTGACCCCGGGGCCGCTGCAGATGCTCATCTGCGCCCAGACCATCGTGCACGGCCCGCGCGAGGGGGCCAAGGTGGCCCTGGCCCCCCTGTTCACGGACCTGCCCGTGATGGCCCTGTGCATCCTGGTGCTGGAGGCCTTCTCCGGCCAGAAGTGGCTCATGGGGCTGGTCTCGCTGGCTGGCGGCGTGGTGGTGCTGCGCTTCGGATGGGCCTGCCTGCGCTCGGGGCCGCTCAACCTGGCCCCGCCCGCCGGGGACGCGGGCTCCTGGCGCAAGGGGCTGGCCACCAACATATTGAACCCCAAGATGATCATCTTCTGGGGCACCGTGGGCGCGCCCACCATCCTGATGGCCTACGCGGCATCGGCAGGGGCGGCCGCGTCCTTCCTGCTGGGGTTCTACGCCCTGCTCATCGGCGTGAACCTGGCCCTGGCCTGGCTCACGGCGCGCTTCGCCGCCTTCCTGGCGGGCAACGGCTACGTCTGGACCATGCGCGCGCTGGGCCTGCTGCTCTGGCTGGCGGCGGCGCAACTGGTGTGGGACGGCCTGGGCCGCCTCGGCCTTGCCTAG